A genomic stretch from Amia ocellicauda isolate fAmiCal2 chromosome 23, fAmiCal2.hap1, whole genome shotgun sequence includes:
- the mkks gene encoding molecular chaperone MKKS, giving the protein MSRLSKKEPSLCTAEPLKDGDVCRKLAVFKQMLASCFGPRGRLKQIHNNVGGQVQTTSTCAVLLKGVPMSHPILKLLAASVSNHVSRFSDCGLFAAILSCSLIEHAQRLGVEASVVMRIYKHVLGVCVDYLSHEECGCKVCIDFSSSHTLLSLARSVITSKPACMVTSQEALHISSLVVQAFLQMIPCETGGSVRLGKVVLVSIEGHGARESAMFPGLMVDMPETLASADLERLDQGQIKMVLFSVSLSGDLSETGEGTVEVGFRVHPETAILYQLLRVGEKMVSDRVDLFACQKVVHPVLKQYLKEHHVVVIDRLGISLMEPLTQMTGAQPIATIWSPVPAHCYGQLSGLRVQSFGSKQMLNLVPAQDSAVCSLVLCHRNETMLSELKVVCQSAEHILRLTLRNPFALLGGGCMETHLAAYIRSKCCVGNVAAWSELGCSRSEYLLTVESFCHSLEVVARSLEHDGGQSLTDLSCGHRWVAPDTASADSQWKDLVSTCGCGWLGRREGVKWAVLGSQYPSFTPMLTEDGVSHNLVLDSFPAKLNALQVAVETANLIVDLQYIVQDVN; this is encoded by the exons ATGTCTCGCTTGTCCAAAAAAGAGCCCTCCCTCTGTACGGCTGAGCCCTTGAAAGACGGCGATGTCTGCCGAAAGCTGGCCGTGTTCAAGCAGATGCTCGCGTCTTGTTTTGGTCCTCGTGGCAGACTCAAGCAGATACACAACAACGTGGGCGGCCAGGTTCAGACCACCTCGACATGCGCAGTGCTGTTGAAAGGAGTGCCAATGTCTCACCCCATCTTGAAGCTTCTGGCCGCCTCGGTCTCGAACCACGTCTCTCGCTTTAGCGATTGCGGTTTGTTCGCGGCCATTCTCAGCTGCAGCCTAATCGAACATGCGCAGAGACTCGGTGTCGAGGCCAGCGTGGTCATGAGAATATACAAGCATGTGTTAGGCGTGTGCGTTGACTACCTCAGCCACGAGGAGTGTGGCTGTAAAGTATGCATCGATTTTAGTAGCAGTCACACCCTGCTGTCGTTGGCTCGCAGCGTCATAACTAGCAAACCAGCCTGCATGGTGACTTCCCAAGAGGCGCTACACATCAGTTCGCTGGTGGTCCAGGCTTTCTTGCAAATGATTCCCTGCGAGACCGGGGGGAGCGTTCGTTTAGGAAAGGTGGTCCTAGTGTCCATCGAAGGTCACGGGGCAAGGGAGTCGGCAATGTTTCCTGGCTTGATGGTTGACATGCCCGAGACGCTCGCTTCGGCCGACCTCGAGAGGCTGGATCAAGGACAAATCAAGATGGTGCTCTTCAGTGTCTCCCTGTCAGGCGACCTATCTGAGACGGGGGAGGGAACAGTGGAAGTTGGCTTTCGTGTTCACCCAGAGACGGCCATCTTGTACCAGTTGCTAAGAGTCGGGGAGAAGATGGTCAGTGACAGGGTTGACCTGTTTGCTTGTCAGAAGGTGGTCCATCCTGTCTTGAAGCAGTATCTAAAGGAGCATCATGTTGTGGTCATAGACCGACTGGGAATCTCCCTCATGGAGCCACTAACCCAAATGACAG GTGCTCAACCCATAGCTACAATTTGGTCTCCTGTTCCCGCCCACTGCTATGGACAGCTGAGTGGCCTCCGTGTGCAGAGCTTTGGGTCCAAACAGATGCTGAATTTAGTGCCTGCTCAGGACTCTGCAGTCTGCAGTCTGGTGCTCTGTCACAGAAATGAGACGATGCTCAGTGAGCTCAAG GTGGTCTGTCAAAGCGCAGAACACATCCTGAGGCTGACACTAAGGAACCCGTTTGCACTTCTTGGTGGAGGATGCATGGAAACGCATTTGGCTGCCTATATCAGAAGCAAG TGCTGCGTTGGAAATGTGGCGGCCTGGTCGGAGCTGGGCTGCTCCCGCTCCGAGTACCTCCTGACCGTCGAGAGCTTCTGCCACTCTCTGGAGGTTGTGGCGCGCTCTCTGGAGCATGACGGAGGGCAGAGTCTCACCGACCTGAGCTGCGGTCATCGCTGGGTGGCCCCGGACACTGCTTCTGCCGACAGCCAGTGGAAGGACTTGGTGAGCACCTGTGGCTGTGGGTGGCTGGGCCGACGGGAGGGTGTGAAGTGGGCAGTCCTGGGCAGCCAATATCCCTCGTTCACCCCAATGCTGACAGAAGACGGTGTCTCCCACAATCTGGTGCTGGACTCCTTTCCAGCGAAACTCAATGCCTTGCAGGTAGCAGTGGAGACGGCCAATCTGATTGTGGATCTCCAGTACATTGTACAGGATGTCAATTAA